Proteins encoded by one window of Prevotella nigrescens:
- a CDS encoding SAVED domain-containing protein — protein MSKTTIPESVKRDLWFAAHGRCEFAGCNKVLFKHGITMDECNISNYAHIIGDSPKGPRGDKEKSKELAKDINNLILLCPECHKLIDSDEDKYTVEVLRKMKREHEKRILLVTGIQPNMKSLVVTYGPKIGTDTPHFNKDVLFNTIFPERYPADLSPIEIQMKNSVMKDGETFFWEVELRQIEDICTNKVLGPLERGELSHVSLFALGPQPLLVKLGTMLNDKYPITVFQKHRIPDSWCWLEEDSQNDIQLIEPHDKTKEPVLVIALSTKAILERIADRFGNTVSLWSITCSEPGNDMMRCHSQLKQFNRVARMAMDAIKTAHSKADCLKIFMAVPASCAVELGRIRMPKADLPWMLYDYWGDKNKDIETITIK, from the coding sequence ATGAGTAAGACAACAATTCCTGAAAGTGTAAAGCGAGACCTTTGGTTCGCAGCCCATGGTAGATGTGAGTTTGCTGGATGTAACAAGGTGCTATTTAAACATGGGATAACAATGGATGAATGCAATATTTCCAATTATGCCCATATCATTGGAGACTCTCCCAAGGGGCCTCGTGGCGACAAGGAAAAATCTAAAGAACTTGCAAAGGATATAAACAATCTCATACTGCTCTGTCCTGAATGTCACAAACTAATTGACAGCGATGAAGATAAATATACCGTGGAAGTGCTCAGAAAGATGAAAAGGGAGCATGAAAAGCGAATCCTATTGGTAACAGGCATCCAGCCTAACATGAAAAGCTTGGTGGTTACGTATGGACCGAAAATCGGAACAGACACCCCCCATTTTAATAAAGATGTTCTTTTTAATACTATCTTTCCTGAGAGATATCCAGCAGATTTGTCACCTATTGAAATACAGATGAAGAACTCTGTTATGAAAGATGGTGAGACTTTTTTCTGGGAAGTAGAATTACGTCAGATTGAAGATATTTGCACAAATAAGGTATTAGGTCCATTGGAGCGAGGTGAATTATCCCATGTTTCGCTATTTGCGCTTGGACCTCAACCCTTGCTTGTGAAGTTGGGTACAATGTTGAATGATAAATATCCAATAACGGTCTTTCAAAAACACCGCATTCCTGATAGTTGGTGTTGGCTTGAAGAAGATTCACAAAATGACATTCAGCTAATTGAGCCTCATGATAAAACAAAAGAGCCTGTCCTAGTGATTGCATTAAGTACAAAAGCTATCTTGGAGCGAATCGCTGATAGATTTGGAAACACAGTAAGTCTATGGTCTATCACTTGCAGTGAACCTGGAAATGATATGATGCGTTGCCATAGTCAGTTAAAACAATTTAATCGAGTGGCCAGAATGGCAATGGATGCCATTAAGACGGCACACTCGAAGGCTGATTGCTTAAAAATATTCATGGCAGTTCCTGCTTCTTGTGCGGTAGAACTTGGTCGTATTAGAATGCCAAAAGCTGATTTACCTTGGATGCTGTATGACTATTGGGGTGATAAAAATAAAGATATAGAAACGATAACAATAAAATAG
- a CDS encoding nucleotidyltransferase, with protein MGRIFSKEQKEEFKDILETLGESLDITQTQYDNLTRSYKAVGEFLQNDPVFEPYKPIVSPQGSLRLGTIIQPINPNDDLDVDLVYRLSEKNPMWTQKDIKDKVGSRLKGSDRYAPMVNKKEGRRCWTLLYRDNSDNPKEKYHMDILPSVADSKYVERMTRLFSENFSDQTVDQISIRITDKEAKDYATSTYKEDWLKSNPDGYALWFAHRCKADETVKLRAEAIVPVEKYNKKKTVLQRIVQILKRHRDMMFYNDTEDKPISIIITTLAARAYNGEQNLLEGLLNVVDNLEKSITKNEIGEDVVSNPVNPEENFADKWPTHPKRRKNFYKWLATVKKDMHEILDGANRIQIQIIMGRVFGKNMIEKASSLLVERRKSKLATGAALLTSAGKIAANTVGKVINTANTFYGE; from the coding sequence ATGGGAAGAATTTTTAGTAAAGAACAAAAAGAAGAATTCAAGGATATTCTTGAAACATTAGGCGAGTCATTAGACATCACGCAAACACAGTATGATAACCTGACGAGGAGTTATAAGGCCGTGGGTGAGTTCTTGCAGAACGATCCTGTTTTTGAGCCCTATAAGCCGATAGTATCACCCCAAGGATCTCTAAGGTTGGGTACAATTATCCAACCTATTAATCCTAATGATGATTTGGACGTGGACTTAGTATACCGACTCTCGGAGAAGAATCCGATGTGGACACAGAAAGATATTAAAGACAAGGTGGGGTCTAGACTTAAGGGAAGCGATCGCTATGCTCCAATGGTTAACAAGAAAGAGGGCAGACGTTGTTGGACGCTGTTATACAGAGACAATTCTGACAACCCTAAAGAGAAATATCATATGGATATTCTTCCTTCGGTGGCTGATAGCAAATATGTAGAAAGAATGACACGTTTGTTCTCGGAGAACTTTTCGGATCAAACCGTGGATCAGATTTCCATTAGAATCACAGACAAGGAGGCGAAAGACTATGCAACATCTACGTATAAAGAGGATTGGCTAAAAAGCAACCCTGATGGATATGCATTGTGGTTTGCCCACAGATGCAAAGCAGATGAAACAGTAAAACTTAGGGCAGAGGCTATTGTGCCTGTTGAGAAATACAACAAGAAAAAGACTGTGTTGCAGCGCATAGTACAGATACTGAAACGTCATAGGGATATGATGTTCTATAACGATACTGAAGATAAGCCTATCTCTATTATTATTACTACCTTGGCGGCTCGTGCCTATAATGGTGAACAAAACTTGCTTGAGGGTTTGCTTAATGTAGTAGATAATCTTGAAAAAAGCATTACCAAGAATGAGATAGGCGAGGATGTGGTGTCGAATCCGGTAAACCCTGAAGAAAACTTTGCTGATAAATGGCCAACACACCCCAAAAGACGCAAGAATTTCTATAAATGGCTCGCTACCGTGAAGAAAGATATGCATGAGATCCTTGATGGAGCAAACAGAATCCAGATACAGATTATTATGGGGCGTGTATTTGGTAAGAATATGATTGAAAAAGCTTCGTCTCTTTTGGTGGAACGAAGAAAATCGAAGCTTGCGACAGGTGCTGCTCTTTTGACTAGTGCGGGAAAAATAGCTGCGAATACAGTTGGAAAAGTTATAAATACAGCGAATACCTTTTATGGAGAATAA